TGTGCACTTAAACCCCATCCTGATAATTGATAACACATTTTGGGTGGTTTTTTCTTAGCCACCTTTCTCTATTACTCTATCCTATGTAACGGAAATAGAAAAAACCGTCATATCGTCTATATAACGGTGCCTATTTTCAAATATATTCCATTTCAGGAATCCTAATCAATAAGTTCCTCCTTATAAATAAGAAGACTGGGGACGGACCTCCATTCTGCCGAAAGGAAAATCTTCAGGATTCTGTTTGGAGGTCCGTCCCTCATACCAGTTCCTTAACTAGAGTTCGAAGTCTATGATTATGCTTGCTTTGTCGTCGCTTTTTTTGAATCTGGCGTAGGTAATACATTCGGGGTCTGATTCTTCGAGATCAATCAGGTCGGCAGCATATTTCTCGATTCCTTTTTCAAGAATACTGCACGCTATGAATTCCCAATATGATTCTCCTTCTGGTATCGATTCCGCCGGAAGAAATAATCCATCGGTCAAGAGGATCAAATGGGAGAGCCCGACTTTGTTGATCTTCCCGTATTCAAAATACTTGACCGCTTCCGGCTCCCCGTTCAGGACTCCATATCCCCCTTTCGCATTGCTCAGCTGCCTGTTTGCAATCAGCTGTTCCTTTACATGGGGCATAATTTCATCCTTCGTCCTGAACCCCCGTCGGATGCACTCCCTCCACACTTCAATCGCCGTCTCTTCCAGGTGCTCCACCTGCAGCCTTGTCAAGGGACGGACCTCTCCGCTCTCGTAGACGGCAAGGATCATACAATCCCCGGTCTGGATGAACTCGATCCCGCTATCCTGCACGCGGACCGCTGCAAGGGCCGTCCCCCACAGCTGCTCCTTCCGATTGCCATCAATTTGATAGTCTGTCATTTTCATATGTAAACGTTCATTGATTCTGGTCAGTGCTTCATAGAGTGACTGATCCCCCGACTCCATTGATTCAAGCTCTTCTTTCACCGTATGGGAGGCAATGTATCCTCCTGTTAGATTCTCTTTGGAGACGAACGGAACGAGGGAGGATACGCCGTCTGCGATACCAAATAGAGACTGTTGCTCATTGAAGATCAAAGCATCCTCGTTTAGAGGTCCTTCCCCCTTGATGGTGATGTGGTGCAGTTTCATGTGAACACTTCCTTACTAGAAATATACTTTTATGTGAAAAGATCACTTAGGAGCCACTTATCAGCGAAACTCCGAATATATCAGCGATTCCTAAATCCGTTTCGGGACCACATCCCGAAACAAAAAGCGGTCCCGCCCCGTCACCACGTCCGGGGTCACTCTCTCGTCCCCAAGCTCGTACCGGATTGGAAATTCAAGATTCGGCCCGTCAAATACAAATGTATGGAACTCTCCATTCTCTCCGCACACATCGCAGTTCTCAGGATAGTCCCTTAGGAAATCCGCATCATATACTCTTCCCGCAAACGACCGATCAAGCTGTTCCATGTCGATACAGGTGAGCACAGTCTTGAATCCGCGCTCGATAAACTCGCGACCTAGTTCCCCAACATCCCGACCCCATAATGGAAAAACCGGCGTAATGCCCGTCCCTTCAAGCATCTTCTCCCGATATGCCCGTACATCCGCAAGATGAATATCCCCGAAGACCATATGCGTGACCCCGTCCTCCAGCATTCCGGAAACGGCTTTCCCCATCCGATCCTGATAAACTTCATTCGGACAGTCCTGCGGGATCCATACCTCACGCAGCGGAATACCAAGGGACTCCGACTGCTGCTTTAACATCGCATACCGGACCCCATGGATCGACACCCGGTCGAACCCTTCCGTCAGCGTCACGAGGAGCGAGTCCACCTCGTATTCAGGATTTTGCTGTATGTTATATAATGCCAGAGTGGAATCCTTTCCACCGCTGTATGCTATGACTGTTTTCATGTTGGCCCCCCTGTTTTCCAATGAGTTTTCTCACTATTCATTATTCCAAATCTGGACGGGGAACTCAAATTTCTTGGCATGAAAAAAAGAGGCTGTGAAGCCCCTTTTAGTTGATGATTTTATTATTAATATAAATCTCCCCTACTCCTCCCTATACTTATCCTTCACCACACCAGAACCGAATCCCCCTCCAAGCATAAGAATCAGTGGACCGAAATTCCACAAAAATGAACCGCCATATAAAGTCGCATCCATCGGGGTGAAATGATTCACCCCCAGGACGATCAATTTGATGACAAGTAATATGAAACCTATTAAAAACAACACATCGAACATAAATTTAACCCTCGGATAAGCGAGTTGTTTACTGTCTTGAATGACCTTCTCCTTCAACTCTTCATCACTCCTCAATAGTTCATCAATTGTCACTCCGAACAAGTCGCTCAATCGGATAATGATTTCGATACTCGGATAATTCTGACCGTTCTCCCATTTCGAAACCGATTGTCTGCTGACAAACAATTGCTCTGCCAATTCACCCTGGGACCACCCTTTATTGGTTCTCTCCCTCTTTAACTTCTCACCGAAAACCATTCCATCAGTCACCTTTCGCTGTTGATAGTTTCATTGTTGCCCATCATCTTTCAAACGTAAAGAACGGGATCGTTGCACACACCCGCAACCCCACGTTGACATGGGGAAATCCCAGTTATATCAATGATTTCGATATCATTTTCCACAGGGAAAAAGTGGCCCAGATCATCTTCATTGATGCCGGAAATCAAACTCCTCACCGGGTACATTCAGCGTTACTCCATTGATCACGACCGTATCCTCATCCGTCCACGAAATCTCGGCCGTCTCTTCCCGATAGTTCCAATAAATATTTTTCGTCTTGTTTTCTTTTTCGTTATCCACCAGTTCGCCTCTAACCCCATAAGAAGTCGTAGCTCCCCCATTGGTGACATATGCCCGCAGCGTGTATTTCCCATCAGGAGACGCTTCTTCTGTCAAAAACTCCCCTTCCGGCAGCCTGTTCATATCATAAAATGCCCAATAGACTGCATAGATCCCAAATCCAATCACACAAACAGCAAAGAGACCCAAAACAGTAAAGACCACTTTCTTTTCAGTTTCAACCCCACGATTTGGTCCCATATATATTATGTACTCCTTATAAAATGCCAGTATTATTCTTCCCATTTAGCCATTAACCACCGAAATCCTCTCGCCTTGCCCCTGCATGAGCAACCGTCCCATCCTGGAGGGACGGACCTCCAATTTCCAAACACCCCAACTCTTAAAACCCGATTTTGAGGTCCGTCCCTCCAATAGAAACCCCGGTCTCAATATAACCCCTCACCAGCTTCCATCCTTCTTTTCGTTTCTTAAAGGTGTTGAAGAACATGTTTCCCGTTTCCATCGGTTTTCCGTCCAGTACGATAGTGGCGTAGAGAATAACCATCGTTTCATCCTCTTTCATTGTAATGACCGACACTTCGCGAATGTCCCATTCTGCTTGTTCGCCTTTCACGTAGGCAAATCCCTGCTTCCAGCCTTCTACCGATTCCTCATATCCGAATGCCTCGATGTCTCCACCCCTGACTTCCCTCGCTTGATAATCAGCGGAAATGAATGTCTCCAATTCTATGAGTGATGAATTCTCCCATGCTTGTAAAAATGCGTCAAGAGCTGCTCGAAATGATTGATTGTCCATTGTAACCTCCTACACTTCGTTTCTACCAATTATTTCAAATCGAAGACATAAACTCAATCCCTATAAAAAAGAAGCCCGACTCATTCGTCACGCTCCCCATACTCTTCATAATATTTTTCGATTTCTCTTCCCTGTGCTGAGTATCGTTCATTTCCGTTTAGATGGAAGTCTTCCCCGCATGCAGATTTCGTCACCTGGAATTCATCGTACGTCATCTCATCCCCGTCGGATTGAGTCACCCTGCCTCCTCCGCTATGATAAATGCATTCATCTTCTATCAGAGCATGGTTCCCTTCTTCATCCACATAGAAATATTGATTTTCACTCACATGGTGGACTTGATCTTTTGTCGAAGTCCGATAGACTCCGTATCGTTCAATATCCGTCCTCATGAGGGTAGGCAAACTTTCAATCCCGACTGGAACGATGGAAAACCCATTCTCTTTTTCAAGTGGTGGCTGATCCGCAACGCCATAGAAAACAACGATTGTCCCCTCATGTCCTTCTTGGATGAGGTACTGAGACTTGATCCCTTCTTCCCTCTCCTTACCGGGTATCCAATTTACAGCTACAATCACGATGGCTAAAACAGTCACAACGCTTCCTAATTTCAGGTAAAACCTCTTGTTATCGGAATCAACATTAGACCCATGCTTCCTTTTCAACCATTCATCTATGAAGAAAAAGATCACCGCACAGATGACGGCGAACCAGGCAAATCCCTCGATCACAAAGTATGTAAGACCGCCAAATAGAGCATGGATAAATCCTGCGGTCATCAACCGCCCTTTCCATATCTTTTTCGTCAGCAAATCAGACAGCAGGGACACAGGAATTCCATATGCAACATTTCCGGCCAAAGCATAGATCAGAACAATCGGAAAGATCCACAGCCCTCCGTCCATTATGCTTATGACCATCATAAACGTTGAAAGGATCAGGGAGGTATAGAGTGCTGCTTTGATTTTATTCACCTGAGAAACCTCCACAAAGATATTGTGAATTACTTCACAATTAAACTTTACCATATAATGTGATTTCTCTCAATCGCCAACTAAAGTAGCTTTTTATTCCATTTCACCATCAACAACAGTACGCATCCATGAACGAGAGAAACCAGTACAAGCGTCACGTAGGGAGACATTCCATCCCAGGCATCCATGATATACGGTTTGTCAGAGACTGTGATGATTTGAAAGCCAATCACGATCATAAAGATGACCTGATAGAGGGCACTAGGATACATTCCGCCTTTTAAAAAAACTCCTTTAAGGTGCCAGACCCTGATGAAAAGACCGTTTACAATTAAAGATAAGAAACCGGAAATTAGGAAGGTTCCCCACGAAATTGTATTGCTCAGAATGTCAGTAAAATTGAATATACAAAGGCACATAAGCAATGCCCCCACCAAAGAATAAAGAACCTTTTTTAAATCGACTCACCTACTTCACATTATTCACCTAGTGTAATTTTACACGAAAAGAAGAATTGTTCCAATATTTTCTTAAAATAAGGCTTCAATATGCTCTTACCTGTTTAATCTACTTCTAAAAGGGAAACAAACAACTACAACCAACAAAAGGAGGAATTCATTATCGCACACGATCCGAAACAAGCAGCGGCAAATATGAATGAAGACAAAAAGGAAGAGATTATGCAGCATTTCGATTCTTTCAAGGATTATTTGGGAGATCAGGTTCACAAAGGAGAAAAACTCGGACTGAGTGAAGAAGCTCTATCAAAAGGGGCTAAGCGCGTGGCCGATTATTTAGCGGAGCATGAGGAACCGCGTAACCGGGAGCAGAAAGTGCTGAATGAAATGTGGCATGTAGCCAACAAGGAAGAGCGTGAGCATATGGCTCATGTATTAGTGAAACTTGCAGATCAAACCAATTAAGATACACAGTTCCGAGCCCCCAGTAGAGAGATCTTTGGGGGCTTTTCCTATGATTAATGTTGTTCTTGTAGAATCATCCCTATTTGGGCCAGGGCCTCTTTCACGTTAGCCACCGTTGGAATCGTGGATAAATCGACCCCCACCTCAATTGCTTCAACGGCTAATTCCGGTCTAATTCCTGATATGATGGAATGCACACCGAGCAGGGATAATACGTTCGTAATCTTGAAGAGATAATCGATGACCATGCGATCAAGCGTATAAACACCGGAAAAATCAATGATTAAGCGATTGACGTTTTGGTCCCTTACTTTGCCCGGAATTAAATCGAGGAGCGTCATCGCTTTCACTTGATTTATCTTCCCTCTTAGCGGAAGAACCGCCACATCATCGATCAACGGTACGATGGTCGCTGACAATTCATTGATTTCTTCATTCATGTCATGTTGATTCTTTTCTGTTTCTTTCCGACTCGTGATATCCCAGACGTATGTTTGAATCGCCTTCGTATCCCCAAATTTCACAGGGTGGCAATACAACTCGACCTCCACTCTCGTCCCATCCATCCGGAAGACGGTCTCTTCAATGACATCCGCCGGTTTTCCATATGCAGATTGAATCCTCCGGCTGATCGCGGCCTTTGAGCTTTCCTGGAAAATATCGAGGGGGCTCGCACCCATCATGCTTTCTTTGGTGCTTCTAAAGAACTCTTCTGCTGCATGGTTTATGTACAGGACCTTATAGTCCGTATGGATGATGAGTGGATCCCGTGAATATTCCATAACTTCTTTATAATCTACTTCTGCAATTGAAACATTCACTTTATCACTCCTTTTCCTTCTACGATACAGGTTGTTTTAGTAGATAGCAAGGATGATGGTATTCCCTGCCAATCTCTTCCCCATAAAAAAAAGCCAACACATCACGTTAGCTTTTCTACTTACTATATTCAACCGGTTGGTTCCTTTTTTCTAAAAATATACTCAACCATTCCTCTGATCAAATAGGAAAGAACAAAGTAAATCACAAATGACCACCACATTTTCCAGTGATAGGTCCTGTAAATATGGAGCCATTCAAATAGAGTCTCTCCAACAAATGACGCTCCACCGGCAAGAACAAGGGTGGCATAAAAGAACGGCTTCCCTTTGGGAAAATATCTATATAACAGCATGAAGGTGACCGGGATTAAGGCATAGTCGAATAAGTATGCTTTCGGCAGAATCGGGATCAGTTGTCCAGGGTATCCCCACATTCCAAGATCAAACCCAAATCCGTCTAAATTGGCGGCAACGATGATCCATACAAGTCCAAGAAATAGCAGTTTTGGCTTATTCGTTTCGTTTCTCGTCAAACGAATAAACACCACCCAGGTCAGGATGAAAAGAGCGAGGGTGAACCACCAGCGAGGACTTAGAAAACAATACTCCAGCCAATAGTCGATATTCTCCCGGGTAACTTCCAAAGACTTCTCTCTTATTTGATCATATCGTTCTTGCATACACTATCCCCTTTTAAAAAACGCCCTCATAGATGATCTAAGAGGGCTCTGAATGCAGGCTAACTAATTCGAAAATAGTATTTGCCAATCAAGAGATAATATTCTCCGTCATGGTACAAATCCCCCACTCCTCACTATTTTCTAAATTTTTCGTTTAATCGACAGGAATAAGAGGTAGGGTATGTATGGAAAGGCTTACCGTCCTATGTTCAGGGACGGACCTTGCAAAATGTTGAAAGGAGGATTCCATGAAGCGTCTTAGTTTCGCTATTTTGCCGGCTGTATTGTTCCTCACAGGCTGCAGCTCTTTTAAAGTCCTCGATCCGAAAGGAACCGTGGCCGAACTTCAATTGAACTTATTTCAAATTTCCATTGCGATCATGCTGCTGGTCTTTTTTGTCGTGTTTTCCATGTTCGTGTACTTCACGTGGAAGTACCGGGAAACGCCGGAGCGCCGACATGTCACTCCTTCAAACGTCAAAGGGAACAAGAAGCTTGAAGTGACGTGGACCGTCATTCCCATTCTCTTATTGGTGATTCTCGCCGTCCCAACAGTGAAGGGAACCTTTTCCCTTGCAGAATCGGATGAAAACAGCGATAACCCTCTGAAGATCGAGGTCACGGGACACCAATATTGGTGGGAGGTCCACTACCCCGATCAGGGCATCACCCTTACAAACGAAGCATACATACCAGTGGATCGGCCTGTCGTATTCCAGTTGAAATCCGACGATGTCATTCATTCCTTCTGGATGCCAAGGCTTGGCGGAAAAAAAGATCTCCTACCAGGAAAGACGAATACGCTGACGCTGAATGCCTCAGAGGAAGGCGTCTACAAAGGCCAATGTGCCGAGTTATGCGGGGCTTCCCATTCCTATATGAGATTCCAGGTTCAAGCAGTCGAAGAAAGTGAGTTCGCTCAATGGATCGACCAGGAAAAGAAGAAAAAGGCACCAGATGCGGTGACCACGGCATCTGAAAAAGGAGAAAAACTGTTTATTTCCAAGTGCTTAACCTGTCATGCGGTATCGCCTTCAGAAAGAAGCAAAGGACCGAATCTTTCCGGAATGGCCGGTAAAGAGCGGATCGGGAATGTTCTCCCCAACACAGATGAAAATAGGAAGAAATGGATCAGGGACCCGTCCTCATTCAAACCGGACGTCAATATGCCTTCGTTTCCTGACCTGACAGAAGAAGACCTTAACGCCTTAAGCACGTATCTTTCCCAATTAGAATAGGAGGTGGAGAATATGGATATCAAGTACACCCTTTTCGGACGGGAATTCGTATTCCCCTCTGATATCGTTGCGGCAGACATCTCGATCATCCTCATGGCCGTGGCTGCCCTGTTCTTGTTGACCCGTTATAAAAAGTGGAAGTGGGCCTGGGACTGGGCAACCTCCACTCACCATCATAAAGTCGGCATCTTATATCTTGCGGCAGGAGGGGCCTTCTTCCTTCGAGGTGGTCTGGATGCCCTGATCATACGGCTTCAGCTCGCCCTTCCCGAGAATCAATTCTGGGTCTTCCAGGGTGAAAAGTATAACCAAATGATGACCACACACGGAACGACGATGATCTTCTTCGTCGCCATGCCGTTATTGATCGGGCTGATGAATGTCGCCGTTCCCCTTCAAATCGGTGCCCGGGACTTGGCGTTCCCCCACCTCAACTTGTTGAGCTTTTGGCTGTTCCTTGTCGGAGGGGCATTGGTCAATATCAGCTTCGTGCTCGGTGGATCCCCTTCCGCAGGCTGGACGGGCTATGCCCCCTTAAGCCTTGATGTGTATACCCCGGGTCCCGGTCTCGACTATTATGCCATCGGAATCCAGATCGCCGGTGCCGGGACGATCATGTCCGCCATTAACTTCCTGGTGACAATCATTCGCAAACGGGCCCCGGGGCTTACTTTTATGAGAATGCCATTATTTACGTGGTCCTCCTTCGTGACATCGATCCTGATTTTATTCGCCTTTCCCGCCCTGACCGTCGCCCTGTTACTCATGACGATGGACCGGGTGTATGGAACGGCTTTTCTGACGGGGACTGAGGGAAACCCCATCATATGGCAGCACTTATTCTGGATCTTCGGTCACCCGGAAGTATATATTTTGATTTTGCCGGCTTTCGGCATCTTTTCCGATGTGATCACGACCTTTTCAAGACGTAATCTGTTTGCCTATCCGGCCATGGTGTTTGCCCTCGTCCTGATAGGGTTTCTCGGATTCATGGTGTGGATCCATCACATGTTCACTGTGGGGCTCGGGCCGATCTCAAATGCCATTTTTGCCCTCTCCACCATGTCGATTGCGGTTCCGACGGGTATTAAAGTATTCAACTGGCTCTTCACGCTGCGGGGAGGGGTCATACGATTTAAGACCGCCATGTTATTTTCACTGGCGTTCATCCCTACCTTCCTCATTGGCGGTGCGACGGGTGTCATGCTTTCATCGGCCCCTGCCGATTATCAGTACCACGACAGTTACTTTGTCGTCGGACATTTTCACTATGTCATCGTTGGCGGGACCGTCCTCGGGATCTTTGCAGGAGTGTATTATTGGTGGCCGAAAATGTTCGGCTTCCTGCTCAATGAAGTATTGGGAAAATGGCATTTCTGGCTTTTCACCATCGGCTTTCATGTCACCTTTTTCCCCATGCATCTCATGGGATTGAACGGGATGCCCCGCCGTGTGTTTACGTATTTAAAAAGCGACGGATTAGGAACATTGAATCTCATCAGCACAATCGGAGCCTTTCTCATGGCACTGGCTGTGATGATCTTTCTCTGGAATATTTTCTGGAGTTACCGGAACGGAAAGCGTGATCTCACCGGTGACCCATGGGAGGGACGGACCCTTGAATGGTCAATTCCATCACCGCCGCCACTGGGCAATTTCATCAAGCGTCCCCTTGTCACCACGATCGATCAGCTTTGGTATGAAAAGCAGGAAGGGGATGGAACCATTCGAACGGCAGAGGAAGAAGACATCATTTTCGTATCGAATCCTGCGGCACAGCCGCTGATGCTTGCAGGATCCCTGTTCGTCTCTTCCTTTGGCTTCATCTTTGGTTTCCCACCCCTGCAATGGTTCGGTTTTGCCAGTGTAATCGGAATGCTGACGCTCCGCTCCTTCACGGCCGGACGCACATGGACGCCTTATACGCCTGATGAACTGCGGGCAGAAAGGAGGAAAAGTTCCCAATGAGTCAACACGCTTTCGAAATCGAACAACAGCAGGACAAGAAGCTTGCCATGTGGTTCTTTATCGCGGCGGAGGTCGTCATCTTCGCCTCCCTGTTCGGGGTGTACTTAACCCTTAAATCCCATCTATCCGACGGTCCATCCAGTGAAGAAATGCTGGAATTGAAGAGTGTCGTGATCTCGACGGTCCTTCTTCTATCAAGCAGCTTCACCATCTATGCCTGTGTCAGCTCGAGTGAAAAGGGAAAAACGAAGCAAACGCTCCTTCTATTACTACTGACCCTTCTCCTCGGAGCCGTCTTTCTGATAATGGAAGCAAGGGAGTTTTTCCACTACTATGAAAAAGGATTTGAACTGGACACGAGTCCATTCCTATCCTCCTTTTACCTATTGGTCGGGACACATGGCATGCATGTCCTGGCAGGGGTCATCTGGATGGGAATCTTACTCATACACTTCGGAGTGAAAGGGGTTTGCCGGGAAACATCCTCAAGACTCTCGGTGTTCTCCCTTTATTGGCACTTCGTGGATATAGTATGGGTCTTGATCTTCACCCTCGTCTATCTGTTTGGAAAGGTGGGATAAACGTGAAAAAAGCTGCTTTCTTCTTCCTTTATATCATCGTGATCGGTTCCGCCATCGGGGGATATGTACTTGTAGAATACAGCAGGGAGCAACTTGATCGTTCCACCCTTCTCCTCCTGCTCTTATCCCTTGCCATTTTATCCATCTGCCTGCAGCTGACAGTATTGATGAAAACGAAAGCATCCCTGACAAAGTGGAAATGGCTTTCTCTATCGAGCGGCCTGCTTGTCGGCGGGCTGACTTTCCTTTATTTAGTTCTTTTATAATAAAAATTGAGGGGGCAGATTTGCTCCCTTTTTCATTTCATCCCCATTACATTCCCGATAGTTTAAACATATATGTAAAACACAACTTTTCTCCCTTCCCCCTCTCTTTTACTCATGTTAAAATAAGCCAAAATCAGACAAATAATCTTCCCTTTTCTGAAAGGAGATGTAGAGAATGTCAGAAAATAATGAGCTGTACACCATTTTACGGACACTGGAGACCTATTCCCAATGTGACATCACCCATTCATTTTCTGAACATGATACTGACCTATTGAAGGTTTCTTATTCCCATGAATCCAAAGTCTTTGTCGTCACACAACATGACTCTGTGGAAACCTATCCGGACCTATCGTCCGCT
The DNA window shown above is from Rossellomorea vietnamensis and carries:
- a CDS encoding PP2C family serine/threonine-protein phosphatase, giving the protein MKLHHITIKGEGPLNEDALIFNEQQSLFGIADGVSSLVPFVSKENLTGGYIASHTVKEELESMESGDQSLYEALTRINERLHMKMTDYQIDGNRKEQLWGTALAAVRVQDSGIEFIQTGDCMILAVYESGEVRPLTRLQVEHLEETAIEVWRECIRRGFRTKDEIMPHVKEQLIANRQLSNAKGGYGVLNGEPEAVKYFEYGKINKVGLSHLILLTDGLFLPAESIPEGESYWEFIACSILEKGIEKYAADLIDLEESDPECITYARFKKSDDKASIIIDFEL
- a CDS encoding adenine nucleotide alpha hydrolase, which encodes MKTVIAYSGGKDSTLALYNIQQNPEYEVDSLLVTLTEGFDRVSIHGVRYAMLKQQSESLGIPLREVWIPQDCPNEVYQDRMGKAVSGMLEDGVTHMVFGDIHLADVRAYREKMLEGTGITPVFPLWGRDVGELGREFIERGFKTVLTCIDMEQLDRSFAGRVYDADFLRDYPENCDVCGENGEFHTFVFDGPNLEFPIRYELGDERVTPDVVTGRDRFLFRDVVPKRI
- a CDS encoding helix-turn-helix domain-containing protein, yielding MVFGEKLKRERTNKGWSQGELAEQLFVSRQSVSKWENGQNYPSIEIIIRLSDLFGVTIDELLRSDEELKEKVIQDSKQLAYPRVKFMFDVLFLIGFILLVIKLIVLGVNHFTPMDATLYGGSFLWNFGPLILMLGGGFGSGVVKDKYREE
- a CDS encoding DUF5412 domain-containing protein, which gives rise to MGPNRGVETEKKVVFTVLGLFAVCVIGFGIYAVYWAFYDMNRLPEGEFLTEEASPDGKYTLRAYVTNGGATTSYGVRGELVDNEKENKTKNIYWNYREETAEISWTDEDTVVINGVTLNVPGEEFDFRHQ
- a CDS encoding nuclear transport factor 2 family protein — translated: MDNQSFRAALDAFLQAWENSSLIELETFISADYQAREVRGGDIEAFGYEESVEGWKQGFAYVKGEQAEWDIREVSVITMKEDETMVILYATIVLDGKPMETGNMFFNTFKKRKEGWKLVRGYIETGVSIGGTDLKIGF
- a CDS encoding DUF6843 domain-containing protein, which encodes MNKIKAALYTSLILSTFMMVISIMDGGLWIFPIVLIYALAGNVAYGIPVSLLSDLLTKKIWKGRLMTAGFIHALFGGLTYFVIEGFAWFAVICAVIFFFIDEWLKRKHGSNVDSDNKRFYLKLGSVVTVLAIVIVAVNWIPGKEREEGIKSQYLIQEGHEGTIVVFYGVADQPPLEKENGFSIVPVGIESLPTLMRTDIERYGVYRTSTKDQVHHVSENQYFYVDEEGNHALIEDECIYHSGGGRVTQSDGDEMTYDEFQVTKSACGEDFHLNGNERYSAQGREIEKYYEEYGERDE
- a CDS encoding DUF3243 domain-containing protein; this translates as MNEDKKEEIMQHFDSFKDYLGDQVHKGEKLGLSEEALSKGAKRVADYLAEHEEPRNREQKVLNEMWHVANKEEREHMAHVLVKLADQTN
- a CDS encoding PAS domain S-box protein produces the protein MNVSIAEVDYKEVMEYSRDPLIIHTDYKVLYINHAAEEFFRSTKESMMGASPLDIFQESSKAAISRRIQSAYGKPADVIEETVFRMDGTRVEVELYCHPVKFGDTKAIQTYVWDITSRKETEKNQHDMNEEINELSATIVPLIDDVAVLPLRGKINQVKAMTLLDLIPGKVRDQNVNRLIIDFSGVYTLDRMVIDYLFKITNVLSLLGVHSIISGIRPELAVEAIEVGVDLSTIPTVANVKEALAQIGMILQEQH
- a CDS encoding CBO0543 family protein — its product is MQERYDQIREKSLEVTRENIDYWLEYCFLSPRWWFTLALFILTWVVFIRLTRNETNKPKLLFLGLVWIIVAANLDGFGFDLGMWGYPGQLIPILPKAYLFDYALIPVTFMLLYRYFPKGKPFFYATLVLAGGASFVGETLFEWLHIYRTYHWKMWWSFVIYFVLSYLIRGMVEYIFRKKEPTG
- the coxB gene encoding cytochrome c oxidase subunit II, which encodes MKRLSFAILPAVLFLTGCSSFKVLDPKGTVAELQLNLFQISIAIMLLVFFVVFSMFVYFTWKYRETPERRHVTPSNVKGNKKLEVTWTVIPILLLVILAVPTVKGTFSLAESDENSDNPLKIEVTGHQYWWEVHYPDQGITLTNEAYIPVDRPVVFQLKSDDVIHSFWMPRLGGKKDLLPGKTNTLTLNASEEGVYKGQCAELCGASHSYMRFQVQAVEESEFAQWIDQEKKKKAPDAVTTASEKGEKLFISKCLTCHAVSPSERSKGPNLSGMAGKERIGNVLPNTDENRKKWIRDPSSFKPDVNMPSFPDLTEEDLNALSTYLSQLE
- a CDS encoding cytochrome c oxidase subunit I, yielding MAVAALFLLTRYKKWKWAWDWATSTHHHKVGILYLAAGGAFFLRGGLDALIIRLQLALPENQFWVFQGEKYNQMMTTHGTTMIFFVAMPLLIGLMNVAVPLQIGARDLAFPHLNLLSFWLFLVGGALVNISFVLGGSPSAGWTGYAPLSLDVYTPGPGLDYYAIGIQIAGAGTIMSAINFLVTIIRKRAPGLTFMRMPLFTWSSFVTSILILFAFPALTVALLLMTMDRVYGTAFLTGTEGNPIIWQHLFWIFGHPEVYILILPAFGIFSDVITTFSRRNLFAYPAMVFALVLIGFLGFMVWIHHMFTVGLGPISNAIFALSTMSIAVPTGIKVFNWLFTLRGGVIRFKTAMLFSLAFIPTFLIGGATGVMLSSAPADYQYHDSYFVVGHFHYVIVGGTVLGIFAGVYYWWPKMFGFLLNEVLGKWHFWLFTIGFHVTFFPMHLMGLNGMPRRVFTYLKSDGLGTLNLISTIGAFLMALAVMIFLWNIFWSYRNGKRDLTGDPWEGRTLEWSIPSPPPLGNFIKRPLVTTIDQLWYEKQEGDGTIRTAEEEDIIFVSNPAAQPLMLAGSLFVSSFGFIFGFPPLQWFGFASVIGMLTLRSFTAGRTWTPYTPDELRAERRKSSQ
- a CDS encoding cytochrome c oxidase subunit 3, which translates into the protein MSQHAFEIEQQQDKKLAMWFFIAAEVVIFASLFGVYLTLKSHLSDGPSSEEMLELKSVVISTVLLLSSSFTIYACVSSSEKGKTKQTLLLLLLTLLLGAVFLIMEAREFFHYYEKGFELDTSPFLSSFYLLVGTHGMHVLAGVIWMGILLIHFGVKGVCRETSSRLSVFSLYWHFVDIVWVLIFTLVYLFGKVG